A single genomic interval of Parvularcula marina harbors:
- the accD gene encoding acetyl-CoA carboxylase, carboxyltransferase subunit beta, protein MNWLSDITPPGIKKIFRQRDDRGDTLWSRCPNCAEMTFLKDLEAALQVCPTCDHHQRISPTERLAALFDDGKWDQVELPDVHEDPLKFRDTKKYSDRLRDSRKKTGEKDALVIARGTLDHLRLVAAVQDFGFMGGSMGMALGEGIIKAAETAIKDKAPLVLFAASGGARMQEGILSLMQMPRTTIAVQMLRDAGLPYIVVLTHPTTGGVTASYAMLGDVHLAEPGALIGFAGPRVIEQTIREKLPEGFQRAEYLLEKGMVDQVVHRHAMRETLSSLLRVLMKQGVKKAVAAPVVEIAEEKAPEQASLPAPAPEEEELPKAAE, encoded by the coding sequence ATGAACTGGCTGTCCGACATCACCCCGCCCGGCATCAAGAAGATCTTTCGTCAGCGAGACGACAGAGGCGACACCCTCTGGTCGCGATGCCCGAATTGTGCGGAGATGACCTTCCTCAAGGATCTGGAGGCAGCGCTTCAGGTGTGCCCGACATGCGATCACCACCAGCGGATCAGCCCGACCGAGCGTCTCGCCGCGCTTTTTGACGACGGCAAATGGGATCAGGTGGAGCTGCCGGATGTCCATGAGGACCCGCTGAAATTCCGCGACACCAAGAAATATTCTGACCGTCTGCGCGACAGCCGCAAGAAGACCGGCGAGAAAGACGCCCTCGTCATTGCGCGCGGCACGCTCGACCATCTCCGGCTTGTCGCCGCAGTGCAGGATTTCGGCTTCATGGGCGGCTCGATGGGCATGGCGCTGGGTGAAGGCATCATCAAGGCCGCCGAGACTGCGATTAAAGACAAGGCGCCGCTGGTGCTGTTTGCCGCTTCGGGCGGTGCGAGGATGCAGGAAGGGATCCTGTCCCTGATGCAGATGCCGCGCACGACGATCGCCGTGCAGATGCTGCGCGATGCGGGCCTGCCCTATATCGTTGTTCTGACCCACCCGACAACGGGCGGGGTCACCGCTTCTTATGCCATGCTGGGCGACGTGCATCTGGCCGAACCCGGCGCGCTGATCGGATTTGCTGGTCCCCGCGTCATTGAGCAGACAATCCGCGAGAAACTGCCCGAAGGCTTTCAGCGCGCGGAGTATCTTCTCGAAAAAGGCATGGTCGATCAGGTCGTCCATCGCCACGCGATGCGCGAAACGCTTTCCTCTCTCCTTCGTGTCCTGATGAAACAGGGCGTGAAGAAGGCTGTTGCCGCCCCTGTCGTTGAGATTGCCGAGGAAAAGGCACCTGAACAGGCAAGCCTGCCGGCACCGGCCCCTGAGGAAGAAGAGCTTCCCAAAGCTGCCGAGTGA
- a CDS encoding bifunctional folylpolyglutamate synthase/dihydrofolate synthase, translating to MIPQTAAQAAIQSILDGFAERSLAEIVLGLDRITQALDRLGNPHEKLPPVIHIAGTNGKGSTCAYIRSILAAGGLKVHGFTSPHLVRFNERIVLAGEEIGDEQLASVLGRCESAAGDLPLSYFEAVTAAAFLAFAETPGDVVVLETGLGGRLDATNVIEHPRAAVITPIALDHQSWLGETLPEIAGEKAGILKSGAAFVTGQQRADALETLKSKALAIGANPHVYNEDWSYRQESGRLVYEDENGLCDLSLPRLAGNHQIDNAALAVAAVKAAGLAPSEDAISEGIEKAHWPARMQRLTEGPLVHMVERHTGDPGEIWLDGGHNPHAAQALARTLADLEERSPKPVILICGMQANKDAHGFFHAFEDLVSTVLTVKSPTNNSYDAEDLARIAQDAGVPAEAMESVTAAVEQAMRDTGRSGEGMPRILICGSLYLAGHILEDHK from the coding sequence ATGATCCCACAGACTGCCGCCCAGGCGGCCATTCAATCCATTCTCGATGGCTTCGCCGAGCGGAGCCTCGCCGAAATCGTACTCGGTCTCGACCGGATCACCCAAGCGCTCGACCGGCTGGGCAATCCGCATGAGAAGCTGCCGCCCGTCATCCATATCGCCGGGACCAACGGGAAGGGTTCGACCTGCGCCTATATCCGCTCGATCCTCGCGGCTGGCGGGCTGAAGGTTCATGGATTCACCTCCCCGCATCTGGTGCGATTCAATGAGCGAATCGTGCTGGCCGGTGAGGAGATCGGCGATGAGCAGCTCGCGAGCGTGCTTGGCCGGTGTGAATCGGCTGCCGGTGATCTGCCGCTCAGCTATTTCGAAGCCGTAACAGCAGCGGCGTTCCTGGCCTTTGCCGAGACACCCGGCGATGTCGTGGTGCTGGAAACCGGCCTTGGCGGGCGGCTCGATGCGACCAATGTGATCGAGCATCCGCGCGCCGCCGTGATCACCCCCATCGCGCTCGACCACCAGTCATGGCTGGGGGAAACCCTGCCCGAGATTGCAGGCGAGAAGGCAGGCATCCTCAAATCGGGCGCCGCTTTCGTCACCGGCCAGCAGCGCGCCGACGCGCTCGAAACCCTTAAATCCAAGGCCCTCGCCATCGGCGCCAATCCGCATGTCTATAATGAGGATTGGAGTTATCGGCAGGAGAGCGGGCGGCTCGTCTATGAAGACGAGAACGGGCTATGCGATCTCAGCCTGCCGCGGCTCGCGGGCAATCACCAGATCGACAATGCCGCCCTCGCCGTTGCTGCCGTAAAGGCCGCCGGCTTGGCGCCAAGCGAAGACGCGATCTCCGAAGGCATCGAAAAAGCCCATTGGCCCGCCCGGATGCAGCGCCTGACCGAAGGCCCGCTCGTTCACATGGTCGAGCGCCATACAGGCGACCCCGGCGAGATCTGGCTTGATGGCGGGCATAATCCGCATGCGGCGCAGGCCCTCGCCCGCACCCTAGCCGACCTCGAAGAGCGCAGCCCCAAGCCCGTCATCCTGATCTGCGGGATGCAGGCGAACAAGGATGCGCACGGATTCTTCCACGCTTTCGAGGATCTCGTCTCAACCGTCCTGACCGTGAAATCGCCGACGAATAATTCCTATGATGCCGAGGATCTTGCCCGTATCGCGCAGGATGCCGGTGTCCCGGCCGAGGCGATGGAAAGCGTGACGGCAGCCGTCGAACAGGCCATGAGGGATACCGGACGCTCCGGCGAGGGCATGCCGCGAATCCTGATCTGCGGCTCGCTCTACCTCGCCGGTCATATTCTGGAGGACCATAAATGA
- a CDS encoding integration host factor subunit beta: MIKSELVQVLAAENPHLFVKDVEKIVGAIFDHISTALAEGDRVELRGFGAFSVKHREARVGRNPRTGDPVEIEEKWTPFFKAGKEMRERLNQEDVALAAAE, from the coding sequence GTGATTAAATCAGAGCTCGTACAGGTGCTTGCGGCTGAGAATCCGCATCTTTTCGTCAAGGATGTCGAGAAAATCGTCGGCGCCATTTTTGACCATATCTCAACTGCGCTGGCCGAGGGCGACCGTGTTGAGCTGCGCGGATTTGGCGCTTTTTCGGTGAAACATCGCGAAGCGCGCGTGGGCCGCAATCCGCGGACCGGCGATCCTGTCGAGATCGAGGAGAAATGGACGCCTTTCTTCAAGGCCGGCAAGGAAATGCGCGAGCGTCTGAACCAGGAAGACGTCGCCCTCGCCGCGGCGGAATAA
- the trpA gene encoding tryptophan synthase subunit alpha: MSRLTATFEKLKAENRAGFVPFVMGGDPGFDASLELIRALPGAGADIIEIGVPFTDPMADGPAIQLAGQRALDAGQTLPKTLDLVRSFREQDNETPLVLMGYYNPFYSYGPERFVKDAHDAGVDGLIIVDLPPEEDAEMCLPARAAGLDFIRLATPTTDDERLPAVLKNSSGFVYYVSVAGITGAKTGAAAAVSGAVERLQKASSLPVAVGFGIKTEERAAEIAREADAVVVGSALVDTLAKGLEKGHDHAIKQTVSLAEGLSRAIKTARKSG, encoded by the coding sequence ATGTCCCGACTGACCGCCACCTTCGAGAAGCTGAAAGCTGAGAACCGCGCCGGGTTCGTCCCCTTTGTCATGGGCGGCGATCCGGGGTTTGACGCCTCGCTTGAGCTGATCCGCGCCCTGCCCGGCGCAGGCGCAGACATTATCGAGATCGGCGTGCCCTTCACCGACCCGATGGCGGACGGCCCAGCGATCCAACTGGCCGGCCAACGCGCCCTTGATGCGGGCCAGACCCTGCCCAAGACGCTTGATCTGGTAAGATCGTTTCGAGAGCAGGACAATGAGACCCCGTTGGTCCTGATGGGCTATTACAACCCCTTCTATTCCTATGGGCCGGAGCGCTTTGTGAAAGACGCACATGACGCTGGGGTAGACGGTCTGATCATTGTCGACCTGCCGCCTGAGGAAGATGCCGAGATGTGCCTGCCGGCCCGCGCCGCGGGGCTCGATTTCATCCGACTTGCGACCCCAACCACGGATGATGAGCGCCTGCCCGCCGTCCTGAAAAACTCGTCCGGTTTCGTCTATTACGTCTCGGTTGCTGGGATCACCGGCGCGAAGACCGGCGCGGCGGCCGCTGTTTCCGGCGCCGTTGAACGCCTTCAGAAGGCGAGCTCTTTACCTGTCGCCGTTGGTTTCGGTATCAAGACAGAAGAACGTGCCGCTGAGATTGCCCGTGAGGCTGACGCCGTTGTCGTGGGCTCCGCCCTTGTCGACACGCTCGCCAAGGGGCTCGAAAAAGGTCACGATCACGCGATTAAACAAACCGTGAGTTTGGCTGAAGGGCTATCTCGCGCTATCAAAACCGCAAGAAAATCTGGGTAA
- a CDS encoding LapA family protein, protein MRKLLAYFLFFVFGLLLVVFFVANRQMVRISLDPTSLENPALATPAIPLWAALIACLIVGFLLGAFGMWLSAGSLRRKAKDRKREIRRLEDELTLAVGDTPKKSRLLALRR, encoded by the coding sequence ATGCGTAAACTGCTCGCCTATTTCCTGTTCTTTGTCTTCGGGCTGTTGCTGGTCGTCTTTTTCGTCGCCAACCGTCAGATGGTGCGGATCAGTCTCGACCCGACAAGCCTTGAGAACCCGGCGCTGGCGACCCCGGCCATTCCGCTCTGGGCGGCGCTGATCGCCTGCCTCATTGTCGGCTTCCTCCTTGGCGCCTTTGGCATGTGGCTGAGCGCGGGCTCGCTGCGCCGTAAGGCAAAGGACAGAAAGCGCGAAATCCGCCGCCTTGAGGACGAGCTGACGCTCGCTGTGGGCGATACACCGAAGAAGTCGCGCTTGCTCGCGCTGCGACGCTAG
- a CDS encoding phosphoribosylanthranilate isomerase gives MQDRFDIKICGLTTQDAVEAAIDAGATMIGFVFARVSPRYVAPEKAAALAELARGKVQIVGLFADQGAEEIHAIRDSVGLDIVQIHGRENRAERFELVRAFPDCMLAKGIWQESDLPGEGDPVPGSWIFDALPPDGYKRQGGHGTPFDWSALKAYRGETPFILAGGLTPANVADAIRACDMFPAFSGVDVSSGVERSRGVKDPKRIAAFVEAALAARAALRTP, from the coding sequence GTGCAAGACCGTTTCGATATCAAAATATGTGGCCTGACGACTCAGGACGCCGTCGAGGCCGCCATTGATGCCGGGGCCACGATGATCGGGTTTGTCTTCGCCCGTGTCTCCCCGCGATATGTGGCGCCGGAGAAAGCCGCCGCCCTAGCCGAGCTGGCGCGGGGGAAAGTGCAAATCGTCGGGCTGTTCGCGGATCAGGGCGCGGAGGAGATCCACGCCATCAGGGACAGTGTCGGGCTCGATATCGTCCAGATCCATGGCCGGGAGAACCGGGCGGAACGGTTTGAGCTGGTCCGCGCCTTCCCCGATTGCATGCTGGCCAAAGGCATCTGGCAGGAAAGCGACCTGCCCGGCGAGGGTGACCCCGTCCCCGGTAGCTGGATTTTCGATGCGCTGCCGCCAGACGGCTATAAGCGTCAAGGAGGGCACGGCACGCCCTTCGACTGGTCCGCCCTCAAAGCCTATCGCGGCGAGACACCCTTCATCCTAGCGGGCGGGCTGACCCCGGCGAATGTCGCGGACGCCATCCGCGCCTGTGACATGTTCCCGGCCTTCTCGGGCGTCGATGTCTCCTCCGGCGTCGAGCGATCCAGAGGCGTTAAAGACCCCAAGAGAATTGCCGCATTTGTCGAAGCGGCTCTTGCTGCTAGGGCCGCGCTTCGCACCCCTTGA
- the dut gene encoding dUTP diphosphatase codes for MSRGPVIEVCRLPHGEDLPLPSYETAGAAGADLRAAIAEDQSPMPLPPGARAMVPTGLTMAIPEGYEVQVRPRSGLAAKFGITCLNSPGTVDWDYRGELRVILYNSSNEEFLIERGMRIAQMIVAPVVQAGFEEVSELSETVRGTGGFGSTGQ; via the coding sequence ATGAGCCGAGGCCCCGTCATCGAAGTCTGTCGCCTGCCGCATGGCGAAGACCTGCCCCTGCCGTCTTACGAAACCGCAGGCGCCGCCGGGGCCGATCTGCGCGCCGCCATCGCCGAGGATCAGTCGCCCATGCCGCTGCCGCCCGGCGCGCGCGCGATGGTGCCGACCGGCCTGACCATGGCCATACCCGAAGGCTATGAAGTGCAGGTCCGCCCGCGCTCCGGCCTTGCCGCCAAATTCGGCATCACCTGTCTTAACTCCCCCGGCACGGTCGATTGGGACTACCGTGGTGAGCTGCGGGTCATCCTTTATAATTCCAGCAATGAAGAGTTCCTGATCGAGCGCGGCATGCGCATCGCCCAGATGATCGTTGCACCCGTTGTGCAGGCCGGCTTCGAAGAAGTCAGCGAGCTTTCAGAGACCGTCCGCGGCACGGGCGGGTTCGGCTCGACGGGGCAATGA
- the coaBC gene encoding bifunctional phosphopantothenoylcysteine decarboxylase/phosphopantothenate--cysteine ligase CoaBC, whose translation MTADGLLGKRVLLIISGGIAAYKSLFLIRLLKTRGCAVTGVLTKGGAEFVTPLSVGGLTGEKCYTDLFDLTDEAEMGHIELSRAADLVVVAPASADLMAKTANGLADDLASTLLLATDKRVLCAPAMNVRMWEHPATQRNIATLKGDGALFVGPEDGEMACGEYGPGRMAEPEAIVAAIDAALSGREIPQSPVTDGPLSGRHILVTAGPTHEPLDPVRYLANRSSGKQGYAIASACAALGAKVTLVSGPVGLTSPPGVNKIRVETARQMLKACEDALPADSAVMCAAVADYRPDIETPHKIKKERGGLSAITLAENPDILKTIAQLPADRRPALVVGFAAETDDVLGHAEAKRKRKGCDWIIANDVSPGTGIMGGDENAVTILSDEGQESWTLTSKQEVARRLAERIAAALA comes from the coding sequence ATGACGGCAGATGGCCTTTTAGGAAAGCGCGTGCTCCTTATCATCAGTGGGGGGATTGCTGCTTATAAATCCCTGTTTCTGATCCGGCTGCTCAAGACTCGCGGCTGCGCCGTTACCGGTGTTCTGACAAAGGGCGGCGCGGAATTCGTGACCCCGCTCAGTGTCGGCGGTCTGACCGGAGAGAAGTGCTACACGGATCTTTTCGATCTCACCGATGAAGCGGAGATGGGGCATATCGAGCTGTCACGTGCAGCCGACCTTGTCGTCGTTGCGCCTGCCAGTGCGGATCTGATGGCCAAGACAGCCAATGGCCTCGCCGATGATCTTGCGTCGACCCTTCTTCTGGCAACGGACAAACGAGTGCTCTGTGCCCCAGCCATGAATGTCCGCATGTGGGAGCACCCCGCGACCCAGCGGAATATTGCTACGCTGAAAGGGGACGGCGCGCTGTTCGTCGGGCCGGAAGATGGCGAAATGGCCTGCGGCGAATATGGCCCCGGCCGGATGGCTGAGCCCGAGGCGATTGTTGCTGCCATCGACGCTGCGCTTTCGGGCAGGGAGATCCCGCAATCGCCCGTTACGGACGGCCCGCTTTCGGGGCGGCATATCCTTGTGACGGCAGGGCCGACCCATGAACCGCTCGATCCTGTGCGGTATCTGGCGAACCGGTCTTCAGGCAAGCAGGGCTACGCGATTGCGTCCGCCTGCGCCGCGCTCGGCGCGAAGGTGACACTGGTCAGCGGGCCGGTGGGGCTCACCTCTCCGCCGGGGGTCAACAAGATCCGTGTCGAGACGGCCCGGCAGATGCTGAAAGCGTGTGAGGACGCCCTGCCAGCCGACAGCGCGGTGATGTGCGCGGCGGTGGCCGATTACCGGCCTGATATTGAAACGCCGCACAAGATCAAGAAGGAGCGCGGCGGGCTTTCCGCGATCACGCTCGCGGAAAACCCTGATATCCTCAAAACGATTGCGCAATTACCGGCGGATCGCCGTCCAGCGCTGGTCGTGGGATTTGCGGCGGAGACGGATGATGTGCTCGGCCATGCCGAGGCCAAGCGTAAGCGCAAGGGCTGTGACTGGATCATCGCCAATGACGTCTCACCCGGCACCGGAATCATGGGCGGGGATGAGAATGCGGTGACCATTCTCTCCGATGAGGGTCAGGAGAGCTGGACCCTCACGTCAAAACAGGAAGTCGCGCGGCGGCTCGCCGAACGGATCGCAGCCGCGCTTGCGTGA
- a CDS encoding HesA/MoeB/ThiF family protein, with protein MSLSKQEIERYRRQLLLPEIGGQGQQRLKESKILVVGAGGLGCPILTYLAAAGAGHIHIVDADMVALSNLQRQALYTTEDIGKPKAECAARALAALNPEIEVSFTAEYLDAENAKDLVAGCVLVIEGVDRFAPRYLINEACRTEGVPLLSAAIGRFDGQIALFPMDEASACYRCLVPSPPEDAADCETEGVLGAVPGVVGSLAALEAMKYLTGMKGAMKNELLIYQGREGRLRRISVPKDPACPVCAAEVRA; from the coding sequence ATGAGCCTCTCCAAGCAAGAGATCGAACGCTATCGCCGCCAACTTCTGCTCCCGGAGATCGGCGGTCAGGGCCAGCAGCGCCTGAAAGAGTCAAAAATTCTCGTGGTCGGCGCGGGCGGTCTTGGCTGCCCGATCCTCACCTATCTGGCTGCTGCTGGGGCCGGGCACATCCACATTGTCGATGCCGACATGGTCGCGCTCTCAAACCTCCAGCGACAGGCGCTTTATACGACCGAGGACATCGGCAAGCCGAAGGCCGAATGCGCGGCACGCGCGCTGGCCGCACTCAATCCCGAGATTGAGGTGAGCTTCACGGCTGAATATCTCGATGCCGAAAATGCCAAGGATCTGGTTGCCGGATGCGTCCTCGTGATCGAAGGCGTTGACCGTTTCGCGCCGCGCTATCTCATCAATGAGGCCTGCCGCACCGAAGGCGTGCCGCTCCTCTCCGCCGCGATCGGGCGGTTCGACGGGCAGATCGCTCTTTTCCCCATGGATGAGGCCTCCGCCTGCTATCGTTGTCTTGTGCCCTCGCCCCCTGAAGATGCCGCCGATTGCGAGACCGAAGGCGTCCTTGGCGCGGTGCCCGGCGTGGTGGGCAGTCTTGCAGCCCTCGAAGCCATGAAATATCTCACTGGTATGAAGGGGGCGATGAAAAACGAACTCCTGATCTATCAGGGAAGGGAAGGCCGACTGCGACGCATTTCGGTGCCGAAAGATCCTGCCTGTCCGGTTTGCGCTGCCGAGGTGCGCGCTTGA
- a CDS encoding class I SAM-dependent methyltransferase, whose protein sequence is MPMETVSFGDRDVAPEEKGGLVRAVFGSVAPHYDLMNDLMSGGLHRVWKDVLLDRLNPQPGQTLADVAGGTGDIAHGFIRRAGTRPARGRNEASAFIIDVNHAMLEAGQGRDEEEGLTESVTRVCGDAEALPLPDASVDTYTIGFGIRNVTYRDRALKEAFRVLKRGGRFACLEFSRPITPLIEAAYNTYSDAVIPRLGGAVAGDADSYKYLIESIRRFPPQEAFAAEVRAAGFSRVNVENLTAGVVAIHSGWKI, encoded by the coding sequence ATGCCCATGGAGACCGTCAGTTTTGGGGATCGTGATGTCGCGCCCGAGGAAAAGGGCGGACTGGTGCGGGCCGTCTTCGGATCGGTCGCGCCACATTACGACCTGATGAATGACCTGATGTCGGGCGGGCTGCACCGGGTGTGGAAAGATGTCCTGCTCGACAGGCTGAACCCCCAGCCGGGCCAGACCCTCGCCGATGTCGCTGGCGGGACGGGCGATATCGCCCATGGCTTCATCCGCCGGGCGGGCACGCGGCCTGCACGTGGGCGCAATGAGGCGAGTGCCTTCATCATCGACGTCAATCACGCAATGCTCGAAGCCGGACAGGGCCGGGATGAGGAAGAAGGTCTCACCGAGAGTGTGACCCGCGTTTGCGGCGATGCCGAGGCGCTGCCGCTGCCCGATGCGTCGGTTGATACCTATACGATCGGCTTTGGTATCCGGAATGTCACCTATCGCGACCGAGCGCTCAAAGAAGCGTTCCGTGTTCTGAAAAGGGGCGGGCGTTTTGCCTGCCTTGAATTCTCGCGGCCCATCACGCCGCTGATTGAGGCCGCCTATAATACCTATTCCGATGCGGTGATCCCGCGGCTCGGCGGTGCCGTTGCGGGGGATGCGGACAGTTACAAATATCTGATCGAAAGCATTCGCCGCTTTCCGCCGCAGGAGGCGTTCGCGGCAGAGGTGCGGGCGGCGGGTTTTTCTCGCGTCAATGTCGAGAATTTGACCGCCGGGGTTGTGGCCATTCATTCAGGGTGGAAGATCTGA
- the trpB gene encoding tryptophan synthase subunit beta has protein sequence MSSPSPDARPNSYRSGPDEEGRFGIFGGRFVAETLMPLVLSLEKAYEAAKEDPAFHAEFEDLLTNYVGRPSPLYEAKRLTEHVRETAPEGHGARIFFKRDELNHTGAHKINNCLGQILLARRMGKTRIIAETGAGQHGVATATVCALFGLPCTVYMGATDVERQKPNVFRMKLLGAEIVPVTSGRGTLKDAMNEALRDWVTNVADTFYIIGTAAGPHPYPAMVRDFQSVIGREARQQLLDREGRLPDTIMACIGGGSNAIGLFHPFLDDTDVEIIGVEAAGLGLETPDHAASLQGGRPGVLHGNRTYLLQDDDGQIVEGHSISAGLDYPGIGPEHAWLHEIGRVEYQSATDKEALDMFQLLSKLEGIIPALEPAHALARTLDKARELKRDQIVLMNLCGRGDKDIFSVAEHLGVEIG, from the coding sequence ATGAGCAGTCCGAGCCCTGACGCCCGCCCCAATTCCTATCGCTCCGGCCCGGACGAAGAGGGAAGGTTCGGCATCTTCGGAGGCCGTTTTGTTGCCGAAACGCTGATGCCGCTCGTCCTATCGCTGGAGAAAGCATATGAGGCGGCCAAGGAAGACCCGGCGTTTCACGCCGAATTCGAGGATCTGCTCACAAATTATGTGGGCCGCCCCTCCCCACTTTATGAGGCGAAACGCCTGACCGAGCATGTGCGTGAGACAGCGCCCGAGGGCCACGGCGCGCGCATTTTCTTCAAACGCGATGAGCTGAATCACACCGGCGCGCACAAGATCAATAATTGCCTGGGGCAGATCCTGCTCGCCCGCCGCATGGGCAAGACAAGGATCATTGCGGAGACCGGCGCCGGCCAGCACGGGGTCGCGACCGCGACCGTGTGCGCCCTCTTTGGCCTTCCGTGCACGGTCTATATGGGCGCCACCGATGTCGAGCGGCAAAAACCCAATGTCTTCCGCATGAAGCTGCTGGGCGCGGAAATCGTGCCCGTCACCTCCGGCCGGGGGACGCTAAAGGACGCGATGAACGAGGCCTTGCGTGACTGGGTCACCAATGTCGCGGACACCTTCTACATCATCGGCACGGCAGCGGGCCCCCACCCCTATCCGGCCATGGTCCGGGATTTTCAGTCGGTGATCGGCCGGGAAGCCCGCCAGCAGCTCCTCGACCGCGAGGGGCGCCTGCCCGACACGATCATGGCCTGTATCGGCGGCGGCTCGAATGCAATCGGGCTTTTCCACCCCTTCCTTGATGATACCGATGTCGAAATCATCGGCGTTGAAGCAGCGGGTTTGGGTCTTGAGACCCCCGATCACGCCGCATCCCTTCAGGGTGGGCGCCCGGGCGTTCTTCACGGCAACCGGACCTATCTTTTGCAGGATGATGACGGCCAGATCGTCGAAGGCCATTCGATTTCCGCCGGCCTCGATTATCCGGGCATCGGGCCGGAACATGCCTGGCTGCATGAGATCGGCCGGGTCGAATATCAGAGCGCGACCGACAAGGAGGCGCTGGACATGTTCCAGCTTCTCTCAAAACTCGAGGGGATCATCCCGGCGCTTGAGCCCGCCCATGCGCTTGCCCGGACCCTCGATAAGGCCCGTGAGCTGAAACGCGATCAGATCGTCCTGATGAATCTCTGCGGAAGGGGCGATAAGGATATCTTCTCCGTCGCCGAGCATCTGGGAGTCGAAATCGGGTAA
- the ubiB gene encoding 2-polyprenylphenol 6-hydroxylase: MFRTLSNFRRLIRAGWVLSRHDALIPREFAHLLPAPVRLLGRLSRIGARGRGLRPGERLAKALAGQGPAYVKFGQLLATRPDIVGFEMANDLGTLQDRMPPFPTDQAKAEIARALGRPVEDIFAEFSEPIAAASVAQVHRARLKDGGEVAVKVLRPRIEQKARQDFRAFLLGARLLEKFFKTVRRMEPIKFIRTLSEAAEVELDLRIEAGSASELMENLRETPEIRVPDVIWDLSARRVLTIEWINGTPVSDTAALDARGIDRPALARLVLQTFLTQALEHGFFHADMHQGNLLIDEKSRLVLIDFGIMGRLDEEARRVFAEIIYGFIRRDYRAAAKAHFDAGYVPAHYNMEAFATALRAVGEPIFGRTAEKMDMSRVLQQLFDVTDVFDMHLRPELVLLQRTMVVVEGVSRILDPQINLWETAEPVVKEYIAARVGPRAILGNAKKSGEAALHLLEAFPQFAAAAEEAAEQILNGGVNLSDDTVDRLADALRGRRRRKSDAPSAA, from the coding sequence ATGTTCCGGACACTAAGCAATTTTCGGCGGCTTATCCGCGCGGGCTGGGTTCTCTCCCGGCATGACGCGTTGATCCCGCGTGAATTTGCGCACCTTCTGCCGGCGCCCGTTCGCCTGCTCGGGCGCCTCTCGCGTATTGGCGCGCGGGGGCGGGGCCTTCGGCCCGGTGAGCGGCTCGCCAAAGCGTTGGCGGGGCAGGGTCCGGCTTACGTCAAATTCGGCCAGCTTCTTGCGACCCGTCCTGACATTGTCGGCTTTGAGATGGCGAATGATCTGGGCACGCTCCAGGACCGGATGCCGCCGTTCCCGACGGATCAGGCAAAGGCAGAGATTGCCCGCGCATTAGGGCGCCCCGTTGAAGATATTTTCGCTGAATTTTCCGAACCTATTGCGGCCGCCTCTGTCGCGCAGGTCCACAGGGCGCGGCTAAAAGATGGCGGAGAGGTCGCCGTCAAGGTTCTCCGTCCCCGGATCGAACAGAAGGCGCGGCAGGATTTCCGGGCATTCCTCCTCGGCGCAAGGCTGCTGGAGAAATTCTTCAAGACTGTCCGCCGGATGGAGCCGATCAAATTCATCCGCACGCTTTCGGAAGCGGCAGAGGTCGAGCTTGATCTCAGGATCGAGGCGGGCTCGGCATCAGAGCTCATGGAAAATCTGCGCGAGACGCCGGAGATCCGGGTGCCGGACGTGATCTGGGACCTCTCCGCGCGCCGTGTCCTGACGATTGAGTGGATCAATGGAACGCCGGTATCGGATACGGCAGCGCTCGATGCGCGGGGGATTGACCGCCCGGCGCTGGCGCGGCTGGTGCTCCAGACTTTCCTGACGCAAGCGCTGGAGCATGGTTTCTTCCATGCCGACATGCACCAGGGTAATCTCCTGATTGATGAGAAATCCCGCCTTGTGCTGATCGATTTCGGGATCATGGGGCGGCTTGATGAAGAGGCGCGCCGGGTCTTTGCCGAGATCATCTATGGCTTCATCCGGCGTGATTACCGGGCCGCGGCCAAAGCGCATTTTGATGCGGGCTATGTGCCCGCCCATTATAATATGGAAGCGTTTGCCACCGCCCTGCGTGCGGTCGGCGAGCCGATTTTCGGGCGCACGGCGGAAAAGATGGACATGTCCCGCGTCCTCCAGCAGCTCTTTGACGTGACCGACGTCTTTGACATGCATTTGCGGCCCGAGCTGGTGCTCCTTCAACGGACGATGGTCGTGGTCGAAGGCGTCTCGCGGATCCTCGATCCCCAGATCAATCTGTGGGAGACGGCCGAACCCGTCGTGAAGGAATATATTGCCGCCCGTGTCGGCCCGCGAGCGATCCTCGGCAATGCAAAGAAAAGCGGCGAGGCGGCGCTGCATCTGCTCGAAGCTTTTCCGCAATTTGCGGCAGCAGCAGAGGAAGCTGCCGAGCAGATCCTCAATGGCGGCGTCAATCTGTCGGACGATACGGTCGACCGGCTGGCTGATGCCCTGCGGGGCAGGAGGCGGCGCAAATCCGATGCGCCGAGCGCGGCATGA